Part of the Vitis vinifera cultivar Pinot Noir 40024 chromosome 13, ASM3070453v1 genome is shown below.
TCAGGTCAAACAATTCATAAATACTTCTATGAGGTTTTAGTGGCTATAGTGAATTTCTCAAAAAAGATTATTACTTGTTCATCATTTAATGATAGTTCAAATGGTATCTCTTATAGTCGACTGAGGcaaatttttaagatatattattttttattactaattattcatatcatatttgtattattctcatataaaaataattatttttattttaaagaattattaccATGTAGGATGTTGTTGGTGCAATCGATGAAACTCTTATCTTGCATGCATTCCTACCTATCAATAAGTACCATATCGAGGTTGTGGGAGAGgagaatgttttcaaaatgttATGACAATTTGTGATTTTGACATGATATTTAGGTATGTTGTTGTTGGATGGGAAGGAACGACTCATGATTCAAGAGTCTTGACAGAAACTATTTGTATCCCACAACATAATTTTCCAATGTCCCCATcaggtaaatattttattttcattttatttaatatgatttgtatttattcataataataGTCAactcaattctttttttttttctagaaaaatattatttagtacATGCAACATACACACACACTCGAAGTTTTATGACACCATATCGTAATGTACGCTATTGGTTGAGTGATTTTCATAGTGATAGTAAAGTTGTAGGAAAAGAGAAGATATTCAACCCATGTATGCAAGATTAAGAAATGTCATTGAACGTGCTTTTGGTGTTGTTAAGGTGTGTTTCCCAATATTGAAGAGAATGACACCTTATTCGTTTATTACTCAAACAAAAATTGTCATGACATGCTTCTCCATTCACAATTTTCTTCGACAAATATCAGTGACggataaattattttctgaATATGACAATGAGGTGGAATTGGAAAGTGACAATGCAAATTCaaatcaaaactcaactacAAGAAGTTTTTTTACAGCATCTATTCAAGAATTCATACAATAGTTTTGAGACCAAGTCACAAATGAACTCTTTCAAGTATTTAATTAGCTtgtcatttttagttttttaccGTTGTAAGAAATGCAATGTTTAAATATTAGCATAAAATGTGATGTCTttggatatttgaaaatatgtacttgaattgttcttatttttttttttaatttgattttggttttatcaatccattattttttagatttttaagtttaaatattttgttttaattatataaaaaataaatatattaattattttttagaaggatgataaagataaattatttattataataattttattattttgagcTTTTTAGAAATTCGTTAAAATATATTACTTTTcttaatacattaaaatattaaaatattagtttttaatatataaaaagccaaacaatttaatacttaatagaaataaaatattaaaaaaataaacaacttaatacttaacattatttagtattaagttaaatataagttctatttagaattaagccaaaaaaacaaatgctATCTTAGTTATATCTCAACATGTCAACTTTTTGATAAGGTGTTCTAGAGCATTTACTCTCTAAAACTGAAGCTGGCTCAAAATTTATATGGGTTTGCTTTAGCCAtcttctttgaaattttgtataaTACCAAGCCTGAGAATGAATTAAGCCTTAGTGGTCATACTTAAATCTTGCTTTCACTGTTCTTATAATAGAACTTCAAATTTCATCTTAATCCACACTTTCTCCTGTTCTCCTACATTGACAGTTAGGGATAAAATGTTTTATGTGCAACCTAAATGGACATGAATTTTGAAGGATGTGTGTCGATGCACAATTGAGTTGAGCCCTTTTTGAGTTGAACTAGGAATCATCCAGTTTAATAACTCTTTAGGCTGCATGCCCATTAGttcataccatttttttttttttggatgtgTTTGGTTTCTGAATATTCCATATTACAAAACAATGCTTATAAATGGAAACTCTCTTATTACTTAGACTTCgcaaacatttatatttttagtataaattcattttttttcaatgcgTGGTTGATACGAACATTATAGAAAGTTTCTCTTTAAGAGACAACTTCTTTCTGTCCTTGGAGCAGAAGCAATTTGCTTAGCTTTACATCCGTCCCAAGGTATCATTTCTAATACATCTGTGGGACAGGCACGGACACATTGAGTACACCCTATACATGTATCATAAATCTTTACTGAATGTGACATTGgatctataaatttttaaacGTCATAAATTTTCGATCtagtaaatttttaaatgaatcaTATATCTAAACACTAGATGAATCAATGACTTACCAGAATTTTTCTAATCAATTTACTTTTGGATCGACTCATGAGAGAGGGCCAAGATACTTTGATTGATTTCTTACGTAATGTGACCAAAACCGCCGCAAAGAAtctttttcccaattttttgTAGAAATTAAAAAGCCCAATAAACACAATCAATAAATGAGGAAGCTGCTCATAAACCATATCCTTCTCTAGAGAGTCCAGAGTCCAGCCTAACTCCAACTGCAAAAGAAGCAAAAAGCAGATGCAACACTAGGCATAAGAATCCCAACCAAGACAAGAAAACATCAAAAACCCCAAACTCCAATATCATTTATTTCCAAGTATATATTGTATATGATGGGTAACAATCCCTGCAACAATCTCTGGAGAGAATCTACTAATCATATCTTCCCTAGCCTTTCTTCCCTTGCCTCTAGCTTCCTCAGGATTGCTGACCACATGTCTCATTAGAACCCCAAGCTGATCCACACCAGGTTCAGCCCAAAGATGTCCTCTGAATGCTCCTTCCATTACTTCACTCATTCTATCCACAGGCAAGGGATAGCTATTTTCATCTGTCAAATACTCGGTTGGCCCTGACCAGTTGGTGGCAATCACCGGTAACGACATTGCCATGGCTTCCACCAGTGGCCGGCCCCACCCTTCACCTCTTGATGGAAGGACAAATGCATCAGCCGCTGCATACACCCTGGGAAGATCAACCTGAGCTATGTGGGTATCAATCACATAAATTGGAGCCCAAGTGTTGGGAGGTTTTTCTATGCCACAATCCTCCACAAACTCCACAATCTTGTTACCAAAATCTCCATCAGAGTGGTAGGGATTCGTTAGGAGATAGAGGGCGATCCCATCAGTCATTGAGAATTCTTTCAAGTATGCTCTCAGCAACACATCCCATCCCTTCCTATACTCCCACTTAAACACACTCAACAACACAAACTCCTCTCGCGACTTTGCTCTGCCCAAAACCAATTTCCCTATGGAGGCCAGATCAAATGGTTTGTGCTTAAGTGGATCGAAGAAGCTCACATCAATGGGTTGAACGATTTTCACAACCTTGGATGGCTCAACCCCGCTTTTAACAAAGGTGGATACATGAAATTCAGTAGGAACCCAAACAAAATCCATTTGATTACACCGCCTTACGTGTTCAGAATTGAGCCTGTCCGTCTCAAACATGGTCCGACCGATCGTGTACATGAACTCGCCATAACCAGTTGGTGGGCATGGAAAGGTTTGGAACAAGGGAGGGTACCAAGCACCTGGCTCACTATGACATACCACAATAGTCTCATTCATCCTACATTCTGTATTGTGAAGCTCAAAAGCAAGCTTCTTAATATGCGGAGGTAAACCCTCCcaaaattctatgctttctagATCGCCATGCTGCTCAATACCCAATTTAAATCTAGGGTTTTTCATGTGTTGATGAAGAGACAAAATGTAAGACCAGGCTTCCGAACTGTACCCACCACCCGAAAGGAAGGGAGCCATCCAGAGCACGCAGTAAGGGGAGATGGAAATGGGGCTAGGCGTTAGGGTTTGTATGTGGTTTTGGGATGGGAAAAGAAACCCTAGAAGTCGGGTGTGGTGTGATGAGAAGGTTAATTTCAGTAGTAGGGTTTTGAAATAGTTTGTCTTGGTTGAAGTGGAGCTGAATGAAATTGCTATCAGTGCAACTACAAGCGATGATAAGAGCCATAAGAAAATGGGTTTCAGTTTTGAGGGGGAGCggattttaattttgttattggACTCCATGCAGATTGTTTCTGTTTGTTTGGATGgctaaatattttcttaacacGAGGCCAAACAAGATTGATTTAGAAAGAGTACCTTTGGAACTTTTGGAGTTGGAACTTGGAAGGACAGACCGACAGAGATGTGAAGAGACTGTTGAGCTCCGTGACAACCCTCCAGTATGGGGGGCGAAATTGGCGAATGCTCCAACCCAAAGGTTgaactaagttttttttttttttttttttttttttttgaaatttttatatcaaaccATCCATGTTAtacaataattaattttatttataaaaaattctaCCTTGgagaaaaaatcaattttcttttaaaaaaattctacctTGAAACCGTTTGTATTCTACTTTCTCAGTAATCTTCgatgaattaaataaaagaattttgtttATAGTTCaattaacctatttatttaaaaataaattaaatataagtaaaatgatttaaaaatataattaagttaataacATATTACTAAATAGGTTAATAGGGTCAAATTCATGTTATACCTACAATTTACAAAGCATGTTAAGTTTGTGTTATATTTACGaattatatcaaattttgataCCCCAAACCAATCTTTTATAACATACGAGCAAAAAGGTTAGCATTGAAAATAGTGAAATtgcaagggaaaaaaagaagaagagaaaaagaggtGTTCATATACCTTCTTCATATatatgcaaggaagaaaatgtcGTGATATTTCGAAGGGTAtcgacacgatatttcatggagaaatatcAGTCCGGCGATATTTCGAGATAAATATCGAGAAATCGACGATTTCTCACGATATATCACATGGTCaatttgaaccccaaaccaaaaggtttggggttcacCCACTTGCCATCTGGGCTAACTTgccttttaatatataatatgcaataaatttatatatacttaaactcattatataaaaaaaaatattaaaaaaatattttaaagagcaaattaattataattattttataattaaatgcaaaatcttttaattaattaccaaaaatataaaaattatataattttcttcataatgtttttaatatcattaataattaattaaatattaataaattatatatatatatatatatatatatatatatcataatttattttatattgtttaatacaattgaattaaatggattatattttaatattaatatatattttaaaattagacatattataatcaaatatcataatatcaggtgtaatttaataataaatgtacacttataaaattcatatttttatcgatgcatacgatattattatcaaatatgataaatcatataatacatatatcaaaattttcaataaaataactttaaaatatctattatacttctaattatattattatgaggttttccttacattttcatgagtttttaataattttaagcttattgatatttttttccaaaatatccgccgatatatcttcgatatattcgatatatctgatatatccgtaaaatatagatccgtgattaccgatatttttatccttgtatATATGGTTTACGAGCCTTGGGATGAGGGCATTAATTGCTTCAAATAAGCTGAAAAAGAGGAAGATTGAAGCTAATTGGGATAAGCGAAGATGAAAAACTAAAAGAACCATGAGGATCTAGATATGATCTTTCATCATGAAAAACTCAAACATCGTCACATCAACCAAAGTAATATTCTTGTTCATATTACAACATTTTATTTATCTAAAGATTTATGGTTTCAGGCCATGTCTCCAAGGTAAATGCAGAGTCCTCCATAAGTAACTCAGAGGCTGCACCAGGTTTATTTAGAAACAAACCAAATTTTACAACAGCTGCTTTCCCTTTTGAGGGATGCCGGTACAGCAGCTTCTACATCTTTGCCCTGATGCGGCTCACCGTCGCTTCAATCGATCCATGTGGCTCGCTTGTTGGTAAGTACACATCATCATCAAACTGCAAAACCCATTCAGAAGAGTGTATGAGTATTGTATCTTAGTGTAAATATCAACCCAACATTCACATTATAGTAACTCCAATCATCCATGaattttttccttgttttgccaaatataattaaaaaaaaaaaaagaagctaaaGTTCTTCCTTATTTTCAAGCTCAGAAGGCTTACTTGCATTGGTGGTAGGGGACCAcatcaatttccaaaattacaaCCATTTAGCAACACAATAAATTTTGGTTAGTATATCAGTAGAGTACGTATATGGAATTCAGAACCAAAAATAGTATCCAACTTCCATTCTCATAATACCAATTTTGTCTCAACCCCTTCCTTGACTTGAACTTAATCGTACACTTCAAATCATACTTTTTTGTATAGGCAAAACTTATATCACATTCATACCAAGTAGTTAATTAAGGCATTTCCAGTCGAGTTGGTGACTGAATAACTCCCATAGAGGTACATAGAAAATCTGAAAATCCATGGGAACATCCTAAATCTGCCCATTTGCAACACCTATGACAAGTAATCCAAGAAGTCTAATGGCGAACTATGCCCAGATCTAGATAAATCTTGGTCACCACTATAGTAGTGTCTCTTGTTTGACTTTTGAATTTCCCTCCCTCCTATAGGGATAAAAATCTTGATCTAAAACACACTATCTGAAGTGTTTTCTCATCCACTTGAACATATTTTCTGTTCTTGGCAACTTGTAATGTAATAATGGATGCATCTCATCAGAATAATTACACAGCCACACAAGAGTGTTAGTAGATAGTAATTCTACCTTCACAATAGCTGGATTATCTTTGCTTGATATATTAACTGGCAAGAAATGGAGATTTGGcatttttaattgaattgatGAGATATCAGGGAACCTGCAAAATGAAAACCAAGAATCAATATCAAATGATGCCCAAGAGATTAGATGTGCATCTGTAAATGGatgtgcatgtgtgtgtgtgtgtgtgtgtgtgtgtgtgtaagagagagagagagagagagagagaagggggagagggagggagagggagggagagggagagagagagagagagacctgtTGAGCACAGTCTTTGCCATTTGGTAAAGAGTGCTTTGAACAGATGGGCTGTATACTCCCCCTCTTGGAGGGCCAAAAAAGGTTTCAGCCAGAACCTTTTTCACGTCCAGGTACCTCTCTGTAAAGTACAATGGCTGCAAGGGGATGCCAGAGAGAGATTCAAAAGGATACCTGCATCCACAGTTACCTAAGAAACTTGCCttcatataaataaaacaatccTTACCCTGAATAACATCCAAGCCAATACATTCAGTTAAACCATATATAACATCCCTATACATCAAGTCATTAATTGGAAAACATACCTCCAAGATGCAGTGACCTCTGTTGCGACTATCCTTTCTCGTGTGTCAGCCAGAGCAGTGTATTTGTCCCTAATAAACCCTTCAAAACCTGCCTGTTCATAAGGTAAACTCCAAAGTGAGTGTGGAGCAGGTAAATCAGATAGCATCACACGAACGCTACATCCATAACAGATCAGATAAACTAAGAGTTCCATTAGAAGAAGACATGCATGCCTTTATAAATGCATTTCTTGATTGATAGATGACAAAGATCAAGGATAGTTAATTTTAACAGATACTGtggaatataaataattatagttTTTCATTACTCAAAGCTTCAGCAATTACACCAAGTGAAACTGATACTCATGCAAGTACAACATAGGCACCAAAGCAATTCCCTATTCTCAAAGAATATTGATGCAGTTTTTAATACACAAAGCCAACTGTTAAAATGACAGATGAGAGAAGTGTGTGATCATCTTTGCATATGTTTAGTGCAGATATATGAATGGCCATGTCTTATGAGAGGTTTGGTCATCTTGTTCAAGCAAAAGAAAACGTTGAATAATACTGGGGAGCCAAGCCAAGTTAAATGAGCTGTAAGAGAGAAGCTTTACCTGAGTTGTCTTCAACAAAGCCAAGCCTTGAATACCAGAAGTCACTTGTAAAGCTCCAGATTTCTCCACTATTACTTCTGTTGTATGCATCTCAGATCCACGTTTAAATCCTTAAACAGAGGAATGACTAAGCTCAATATCATTTAAAAGTACAAGCCCTACCTCAACGAAACAATGGATCAAGATAAAGATCATAATTGACAAAACTTAGATAAGCTTAAAGAGTTATAGATTTATGATGGTGAAATGACCTTAAAATGTTAAAACAGGCAAGTttataaaaatggttttaaCTATTGGCTGCTGCAACAAGCTCAGCTGTAAATGCTGAGtaaatcatttaaattttaagcacATAAAACAAGATGTTTTATCTGTTACcgcaaaaaaaattaagaagctTTTTTTATCATAGGATTAAAGATTAATTTATCAGAATGGAACCTATTGAAATTGTGCCAAGTTGTAGGACACCGAAAGCACTTTTTTATATGGAAGAGAAATTGAGATAAGAAAGAAATTAGATGAGAaaataaggagagaaaaaagatgCAAAATTTCTTAATTTCTCTCATGATAATAATCCCTGCATTATTTTAATCAGCCCTATTTACAAACAATTCAAGATACTACTCCTAAAGGAAGCATAATTCTAATCCCAAAGATAAGAATTGGAACtaaattaaaaagttaatttattaagaataaaaatcctAATTTTCAAGCAAGTAGGCATCCTAATTTAAGTGCAAATATTGCCATCCTCTACAACTACATCTAATATAAACTTGAAATGAGTGGTCTTGATCTCCATCACCCAGTGAGCCATTTATGAACTAGGTAGATTTCAAATAGTGTCACAATTCAAGAAACTGAAATTATTACATTTGAAAAGTATTGCTATTCTTGATCCAATCTTCCTAAGCTCCCAGCAGGTTTTGATTGGCCATATAATCAGGGGTGTTTAGGTAAGCACCATAAATGGACGGAAAGCATGTTGAACATAGCCTCAAACTCGGGCCTAACATATTAGCCCAACCCTGACCCTATAAACACAATAATGAACCCAAGCCCAGCCCTAAAACCATAGAATttgtaaataataaattcaatactaATTGGCTATATATTTTGTgctgttaaaataaaaatagaccattgtgtacaacaaataaaaatcaagattgttttaaaatatttttttggatcaAATTGTGCCCCACAAAATTCCTAAAAACCTAATATGTAGGCagaccattaataaaataaaaaaaataaaataatgaaagaaaagaaaaagaaagcataATCATGGCTTATCCTATAAATGGAATCCCTTGCTATTGAAGAtagaaatgtaatttttttttctaacaacaCATATCATACATTTATGTATCTATCTTTGTATCAAAAGCTGCAATGTGCAATGGACATTACCCATGCCTAGTCATacagtaaaataaaaatatatatatttaaaaaaaaaaaaccatcatcaGGTTGGGCTGGGTTTGAATTTCCATGGAAAATATGGTCCAACCCAGCCCTACAGGCCCATATACTATAACAAAGCCCAATCAAATAATAGACTGGGACCACATCACACCAAGCAGTTCCAGAGCAACTTCTAAGAATAAAGCcagatttttcttcaataaaatatatcatatcaGGAGTATAGTAATTGTTGGctatattatgaaaaaactgttttcatGACAAAAACAGCACCTATATAGCACTTAACAATTAACATAACTAGAGGGGAATTTTCAGATTAAAACAATGGgggaaaatttttcctttttgcccAAATTAGAGTACCACAATGTAGCTCTACACACAAATGTGGTATCAAATATAGAAAGCCTTggtttttttggataaaaaagtTTTGCAGGGGATTCTGTACGTTTACTAATAGTTATCATAGTTGTTCTTATAAGAATATTGCAAGCAAATGGATTTTGCAGTGTCCCTAGTTAAGGGAATAGCTGCAAGCAGGAGTGCTCATCATGAAAAGAACTGAGCATTCTCTTGCAAACCCCTTTTAGTAACATATTCTAAAAAGTCATGAAGTACAAACATATACTAGAAACATTCTGGCAGCTGTATTTTTCTTGATTAGCCCCtcaacaataaaaacaaataaacaaattaatcaaataataatgaaGCTCTGAAGAGAATGATAAATTAACCTGAAAGAGATGAGGTTTTTATGGAACAATTGTCCTTGGGCACCATGCACAAGGCAACACTTGGTTAAGACTTAATAATATAAACTCAACTTTTATGGGATTAAATACATGGAACCACCTTaatgcagagagagagagagggagggagggagggagggagactGAGAAGATGGGAGGAGACCAATAACAAGAAACTGTCATGGCCACATTGTTGGGGCTAGACTAGTGACTTGGAAAAGTGGTTCATAGGGTATCAGAAGCAATGTTATTATTATATCAGGACTAAGATCACAACTTGGAAAATCAGAAGCAGACCAAACTGAGATTTCCATTGAATAATGACATTAGAACTCCACAGATAATAAAGGTTCATGTATTGCATATGCACATAGATTGACAAATGTTATTAGTGTGAATTGTCTATGAGATTTCAATTTGCTAATTTGATGCATTGTGCTATATTGTTTGTCATTTTCCAGGTGTTCCAATGAAAGTTCAAGCAATATCAACAAAGCACCATACTTTAGATCACTTCCTGGTTTAAAACAGTTCTCTTGTTtccagaaataaataaaataaattataactaagtAAACATTGCAACAGGATTTTTGGAGATGAaggatgaaaaaagaaaagaactagAAGTATTACAATTCAGTCCCTATGTAGAACTCATTTAATACCCTATATAAGGACTAGTCTCTACATACAAGATTTGAAAACTAACCATGATCATGTGGTTGACCATCTATATATGCACGCTCCCATGGCTTTTCCTCTACTGTGACTATGGCAGTGGTAACCTACAAAGCAAAGTACAATAACATTTTTCACAAGGAAatgaaatatcaaaataatttgaaactattGAAGAccataaataaaacaagaattTGAAGAACCCAAAGTTAATGAATTACAAATTCTTCATACATTTGAAACTTCTTTCTTATAAAACTTCCATAAGAAAATAACTTTAGAAAAAAGCTTCTTCCAGAAGCTCAACAAATAGATTAACTTTTGATGCGTAGTCCTGAACACGGTTCAGAAGATTAGAGGCAACTATCACCTCtgttaaaaaaatcccaatttttaatttaaccTTTCAGATGAGCTGTCCAACTACATTTCTCAATCATGAAGGTTTCTTCTAGATATAACATGCCACTTCAGTCACCAATCTAGATAAATCCACCAAAGATGGATTCTAATAAGTTCTATCCGTGGGCTGTTGTATGTGAAACATTCATTGCATCCTTACATTATGTTTTATTTGACAAGCAAAACATTCATTAAGAAATTCACTGGTTGCTAGAGTCAAATGAGTTTTAAAGCAATTTAAAATGATAtcaattgttgttttttgataggcatataaaataatattatgaacAATATCTTGCAAAGCAGCACACCAGATTACACAGAATATATAGAAAGGGTGCTAAAAGGCCAACCCCGAAagagagaacacaaaaaacaacttcCTCTCTCAACAAGAACCTAACCATTGGTGCAGTGAATTTTGTGCCTAGAGGAGGAATCTGAAGGCGAGCCCAACAATGTCCTCGCCAAGCTAAGAGGTAACTGCACAAGTCAATCAACTACATCTACTATAAAGGAAGGTTAGGGGTTTGCTTAGTCTTCCTCCACTAGGGGCAAGTTAGTGTAGGAAGTGTAGGAATACAAGAACAAAAATGATCTAGTGTGAAGGTTGGAAGGAGATGATGAATGGCTTGAGCATTGTTGAAGGAGGCTAGGGTCCTCTCTTAAGGTGGAAATGGAACAGGGAGTGTTCTTAGCCTAAATAATGAGTAGAGGGCTTCCTTTTATACCTTGTTACCTAACTGTGGTTACAAGCTATGATTGGGTTGGTGGGAACCATGGTTCAAGGGGATGTTAGGTGCTGAAATTTGATTGGCTGACCAGAGCATAACATGCAGTGTGGTCGGTGGATAAAAAGGGATGTCCAAAGGTGATGAAATTTGATTGGCCAACCAGAGCATAATATGCAGTGTGGTCTGCAGATAAAAAGGGATGTCCAAAGGTGATGCGACAAGTCAACCATGGTAGGTGCTAACCATGGTGTCTATACAACCTCAATTTGCAATAGGGTTAAGGTCCTCTTATCCCACTTTAGGCAGAGGTGTTCCATTTAAGAGGAGTGAGGGTTTTTGTGCAAGATATGCTAAGACACTAAGAGCGAACCACATAGTGCCCATGGCTCAAGCCCTCAACAATTCCTCTCAACGTATGGACAAAGAAAGAGTGGATGAGGTCAACCAAGCTCACATGGGTAGTCCCAAGATAAACTCTTTCTCAATTGCCTAGTGGGTGTTGGGTGAGCTCGTCTAATGTGATTCAGACAGGATACAAGCCTAGTGGGGTTTAGGCTAGGTGTCTTCACCAaccaattacaaaattaaccaAAGACATTAAACCTTCATCTATAAACAATCAAACCCACATTAAAGGATTACTAAGGACCAAAGATTTGAGCATTTGATCCAATTGTTCCTCACTTTTaaacaatttccaatttccCTCCCTTTAGATGgtaaaaaaaatgcacaaaggaGCAGTCCTCTAGACCTTACGCTTGCTCTCCAGAAAAGATTCATATCAACCTAAAAGAGTATTTTTGATTGAAGAAGGCAACACCTAATCCatggaaaataaagagaagCAGCTACCATAAAACTTTGGTTTGgcacaatgaagaaaaatgtgatCAATCGATTCCCTTTATAGTGCAAGCATCTATTTACCAAGGTTCAACCTCTCATCTAAAACTAATCTAGAGTCAAAATGAATCCCTAAGTTGcttccaagcaaaaaaacctCACTTTGTCCAAAACCTATGAATTCCAAATTACATCCATTGGGAAAGGAGGTAACTCGAAGACACAATAGAAGGATTTGAACTAACCAAGCACCCAATCCTCCTCATCCctatttactaaattttattgtaatcTAGAGAGAGAGATCTCAATGCTATCTAGTTCCCAATCTTTCAACTATTtagggaaaaagaaag
Proteins encoded:
- the LOC100259997 gene encoding uncharacterized protein LOC100259997, translating into MESNNKIKIRSPSKLKPIFLWLLSSLVVALIAISFSSTSTKTNYFKTLLLKLTFSSHHTRLLGFLFPSQNHIQTLTPSPISISPYCVLWMAPFLSGGGYSSEAWSYILSLHQHMKNPRFKLGIEQHGDLESIEFWEGLPPHIKKLAFELHNTECRMNETIVVCHSEPGAWYPPLFQTFPCPPTGYGEFMYTIGRTMFETDRLNSEHVRRCNQMDFVWVPTEFHVSTFVKSGVEPSKVVKIVQPIDVSFFDPLKHKPFDLASIGKLVLGRAKSREEFVLLSVFKWEYRKGWDVLLRAYLKEFSMTDGIALYLLTNPYHSDGDFGNKIVEFVEDCGIEKPPNTWAPIYVIDTHIAQVDLPRVYAAADAFVLPSRGEGWGRPLVEAMAMSLPVIATNWSGPTEYLTDENSYPLPVDRMSEVMEGAFRGHLWAEPGVDQLGVLMRHVVSNPEEARGKGRKAREDMISRFSPEIVAGIVTHHIQYILGNK
- the LOC100232988 gene encoding urate oxidase isoform X1, with protein sequence MASEKIDGFTLEQRHGKARVRLGRVWRSQSGRHIFVEWTVSISLLSNCLAAYVRDDNSDIVATDSMKNTVYAKAKECAQQLSMEEFAIKLAKHFTSFYQQVTTAIVTVEEKPWERAYIDGQPHDHGFKRGSEMHTTEVIVEKSGALQVTSGIQGLALLKTTQAGFEGFIRDKYTALADTRERIVATEVTASWRYPFESLSGIPLQPLYFTERYLDVKKVLAETFFGPPRGGVYSPSVQSTLYQMAKTVLNRFPDISSIQLKMPNLHFLPVNISSKDNPAIVKVELLSTNTLVWLCNYSDEMHPLLHYKLPRTENMFKWMRKHFR
- the LOC100232988 gene encoding urate oxidase (The RefSeq protein has 5 substitutions compared to this genomic sequence), with the protein product MASDKIDGFTLEQRHGKARVRLGRVWRSQSGRHIFVEWTVSISLLSNCLAAYVRDDNSDIVATDSMKNTVYAKAKECAQQLSMEEFAIKLAKHFTSFYQQVTTAIVTVEEKPWERAYIDGQPHDHGFKRGSETHTTEVIVEKSGALQVTSGIQGLALLKTTQAGFEGFIRDKYTALADTRERIVATEVTASWRYPFESLSGIPLQPLYFTEKYLDVKKVLAETFFGPPRGGVYSPSVQSTLYQMAKNVLNRFPDISSIQLKMPNLHFLPVNISSKDNPAIVKFDDDVYLPTSEPHGSIEATVSRIRAKI